A genome region from Leptodactylus fuscus isolate aLepFus1 chromosome 6, aLepFus1.hap2, whole genome shotgun sequence includes the following:
- the ATXN7L3 gene encoding ataxin-7-like protein 3 isoform X2, translated as MRMEDMSLSGLDNSKLEALAHDIYTDLVEDTCLGLSFEVHRAVKCGYFLLDETDPESMKDFEIIDQPGVDIFGQVYNQWKSKECVCPNCNRSIAASRFAPHLEKCLGMGRNSSRIANRRIASSNNMNKSESDQEDNDDVNDNDWSYGSEKKGAFSQSGAKKRKSEKNPNSPRRSKSIKHKNGDLSVPTDPFKYSSSSGISYENLGPEELHTLLTTQCGVISEHTKKMCTRSLRCPQHTDDQRRAVRVYLLGSSASLPEPDGSTDNDSFDVVEGQALMSRLPWDGSSDISPSDSASSKASTNNSDTRKPKKKKPSHINISSAGGASKKKKPKAPAPLTPGMYSELN; from the exons ATGAGAATGGAAGACATGTCTCTGTCTGGCCTGGATAACAGTAAACTGGAG GCTCTGGCTCATGACATATACACAGATCTGGTGGAGGACACATGTCTCGGGCTGAGTTTTGAAGTCCATAGAGCTGTAAAGTGTGGCTACTTCTTACTGGATGAGACCGACCCTGAAAGTATGAAGGATTTTG AAATCATTGATCAGCCGGGTGTGGACATCTTTGGCCAGGTCTACAATCAATGGAAGAGCAAAGAATGTGTATGCCCCAATTGTAATCGGAGTATAGCAGCCTCCCGCTTCGCCCCCCACCTAGAGAAATGTTTAGGAATGGGCAGAAACAGCAGTCGCATTGCTAATCGAAG GATTGCAAGCAGCAACAATATGAATAAGTCCGAGAGCGACCAGGAAGACAATGATGATGTCAATGATAATGACTGGTCATATGGATCAGAGAAGAAAGGTGCGTTTAGTCAGTCCGGAG CAAAGAAGAGAAAATCAGAAAAG AATCCAAACTCTCCTCGAAGGTCAAAATCTATAAAACACAAAAATG GAGACCTTTCTGTACCCACGGACCCATTTAAG tacagtagtagttcaggaATTAGCTACGAAAATCTGGGTCCAGAAGAATTACATACACTTCTAACTACG CAATGTGGTGTAATATCCGAACATACCAAAAAGATGTGCACCAGGTCTTTACGCTGCCCCCAACACACTGATGACCAGCGGAGGGCAGTCAGGGTTTACCTCCTTGGATCCTCAGC TTCTCTCCCAGAGCCTGACGGCAGTACAGATAATGACAGCTTTGACGTGGTGGAAGGACAGGCGCTGATGAGTCGATTGCCGTGGGATGGATCATCTGATATCTCTCCATCTGATTCCGCCTCCTCCAAAGCCA GTACAAATAACTCTGATACACGGAAACCCAAGAAGAAAAAGCCAAGTCACATAAACATCAGTAGTGCAGGGGGAGCCAGCAAAAAGAAGAAACCCAAAGCCCCTGCACCCCTAACACCAGGAATGTACAGTGAACTCAACTGA
- the ATXN7L3 gene encoding ataxin-7-like protein 3 isoform X1, with translation MRMEDMSLSGLDNSKLEALAHDIYTDLVEDTCLGLSFEVHRAVKCGYFLLDETDPESMKDFEIIDQPGVDIFGQVYNQWKSKECVCPNCNRSIAASRFAPHLEKCLGMGRNSSRIANRRIASSNNMNKSESDQEDNDDVNDNDWSYGSEKKGAFSQSGAKKRKSEKNPNSPRRSKSIKHKNGDLSVPTDPFKQYSSSSGISYENLGPEELHTLLTTQCGVISEHTKKMCTRSLRCPQHTDDQRRAVRVYLLGSSASLPEPDGSTDNDSFDVVEGQALMSRLPWDGSSDISPSDSASSKASTNNSDTRKPKKKKPSHINISSAGGASKKKKPKAPAPLTPGMYSELN, from the exons ATGAGAATGGAAGACATGTCTCTGTCTGGCCTGGATAACAGTAAACTGGAG GCTCTGGCTCATGACATATACACAGATCTGGTGGAGGACACATGTCTCGGGCTGAGTTTTGAAGTCCATAGAGCTGTAAAGTGTGGCTACTTCTTACTGGATGAGACCGACCCTGAAAGTATGAAGGATTTTG AAATCATTGATCAGCCGGGTGTGGACATCTTTGGCCAGGTCTACAATCAATGGAAGAGCAAAGAATGTGTATGCCCCAATTGTAATCGGAGTATAGCAGCCTCCCGCTTCGCCCCCCACCTAGAGAAATGTTTAGGAATGGGCAGAAACAGCAGTCGCATTGCTAATCGAAG GATTGCAAGCAGCAACAATATGAATAAGTCCGAGAGCGACCAGGAAGACAATGATGATGTCAATGATAATGACTGGTCATATGGATCAGAGAAGAAAGGTGCGTTTAGTCAGTCCGGAG CAAAGAAGAGAAAATCAGAAAAG AATCCAAACTCTCCTCGAAGGTCAAAATCTATAAAACACAAAAATG GAGACCTTTCTGTACCCACGGACCCATTTAAG cagtacagtagtagttcaggaATTAGCTACGAAAATCTGGGTCCAGAAGAATTACATACACTTCTAACTACG CAATGTGGTGTAATATCCGAACATACCAAAAAGATGTGCACCAGGTCTTTACGCTGCCCCCAACACACTGATGACCAGCGGAGGGCAGTCAGGGTTTACCTCCTTGGATCCTCAGC TTCTCTCCCAGAGCCTGACGGCAGTACAGATAATGACAGCTTTGACGTGGTGGAAGGACAGGCGCTGATGAGTCGATTGCCGTGGGATGGATCATCTGATATCTCTCCATCTGATTCCGCCTCCTCCAAAGCCA GTACAAATAACTCTGATACACGGAAACCCAAGAAGAAAAAGCCAAGTCACATAAACATCAGTAGTGCAGGGGGAGCCAGCAAAAAGAAGAAACCCAAAGCCCCTGCACCCCTAACACCAGGAATGTACAGTGAACTCAACTGA
- the ATXN7L3 gene encoding ataxin-7-like protein 3 isoform X4 yields the protein MRMEDMSLSGLDNSKLEALAHDIYTDLVEDTCLGLSFEVHRAVKCGYFLLDETDPESMKDFEIIDQPGVDIFGQVYNQWKSKECVCPNCNRSIAASRFAPHLEKCLGMGRNSSRIANRRIASSNNMNKSESDQEDNDDVNDNDWSYGSEKKAKKRKSEKNPNSPRRSKSIKHKNGDLSVPTDPFKYSSSSGISYENLGPEELHTLLTTQCGVISEHTKKMCTRSLRCPQHTDDQRRAVRVYLLGSSASLPEPDGSTDNDSFDVVEGQALMSRLPWDGSSDISPSDSASSKASTNNSDTRKPKKKKPSHINISSAGGASKKKKPKAPAPLTPGMYSELN from the exons ATGAGAATGGAAGACATGTCTCTGTCTGGCCTGGATAACAGTAAACTGGAG GCTCTGGCTCATGACATATACACAGATCTGGTGGAGGACACATGTCTCGGGCTGAGTTTTGAAGTCCATAGAGCTGTAAAGTGTGGCTACTTCTTACTGGATGAGACCGACCCTGAAAGTATGAAGGATTTTG AAATCATTGATCAGCCGGGTGTGGACATCTTTGGCCAGGTCTACAATCAATGGAAGAGCAAAGAATGTGTATGCCCCAATTGTAATCGGAGTATAGCAGCCTCCCGCTTCGCCCCCCACCTAGAGAAATGTTTAGGAATGGGCAGAAACAGCAGTCGCATTGCTAATCGAAG GATTGCAAGCAGCAACAATATGAATAAGTCCGAGAGCGACCAGGAAGACAATGATGATGTCAATGATAATGACTGGTCATATGGATCAGAGAAGAAAG CAAAGAAGAGAAAATCAGAAAAG AATCCAAACTCTCCTCGAAGGTCAAAATCTATAAAACACAAAAATG GAGACCTTTCTGTACCCACGGACCCATTTAAG tacagtagtagttcaggaATTAGCTACGAAAATCTGGGTCCAGAAGAATTACATACACTTCTAACTACG CAATGTGGTGTAATATCCGAACATACCAAAAAGATGTGCACCAGGTCTTTACGCTGCCCCCAACACACTGATGACCAGCGGAGGGCAGTCAGGGTTTACCTCCTTGGATCCTCAGC TTCTCTCCCAGAGCCTGACGGCAGTACAGATAATGACAGCTTTGACGTGGTGGAAGGACAGGCGCTGATGAGTCGATTGCCGTGGGATGGATCATCTGATATCTCTCCATCTGATTCCGCCTCCTCCAAAGCCA GTACAAATAACTCTGATACACGGAAACCCAAGAAGAAAAAGCCAAGTCACATAAACATCAGTAGTGCAGGGGGAGCCAGCAAAAAGAAGAAACCCAAAGCCCCTGCACCCCTAACACCAGGAATGTACAGTGAACTCAACTGA
- the ATXN7L3 gene encoding ataxin-7-like protein 3 isoform X3, whose amino-acid sequence MRMEDMSLSGLDNSKLEALAHDIYTDLVEDTCLGLSFEVHRAVKCGYFLLDETDPESMKDFEIIDQPGVDIFGQVYNQWKSKECVCPNCNRSIAASRFAPHLEKCLGMGRNSSRIANRRIASSNNMNKSESDQEDNDDVNDNDWSYGSEKKAKKRKSEKNPNSPRRSKSIKHKNGDLSVPTDPFKQYSSSSGISYENLGPEELHTLLTTQCGVISEHTKKMCTRSLRCPQHTDDQRRAVRVYLLGSSASLPEPDGSTDNDSFDVVEGQALMSRLPWDGSSDISPSDSASSKASTNNSDTRKPKKKKPSHINISSAGGASKKKKPKAPAPLTPGMYSELN is encoded by the exons ATGAGAATGGAAGACATGTCTCTGTCTGGCCTGGATAACAGTAAACTGGAG GCTCTGGCTCATGACATATACACAGATCTGGTGGAGGACACATGTCTCGGGCTGAGTTTTGAAGTCCATAGAGCTGTAAAGTGTGGCTACTTCTTACTGGATGAGACCGACCCTGAAAGTATGAAGGATTTTG AAATCATTGATCAGCCGGGTGTGGACATCTTTGGCCAGGTCTACAATCAATGGAAGAGCAAAGAATGTGTATGCCCCAATTGTAATCGGAGTATAGCAGCCTCCCGCTTCGCCCCCCACCTAGAGAAATGTTTAGGAATGGGCAGAAACAGCAGTCGCATTGCTAATCGAAG GATTGCAAGCAGCAACAATATGAATAAGTCCGAGAGCGACCAGGAAGACAATGATGATGTCAATGATAATGACTGGTCATATGGATCAGAGAAGAAAG CAAAGAAGAGAAAATCAGAAAAG AATCCAAACTCTCCTCGAAGGTCAAAATCTATAAAACACAAAAATG GAGACCTTTCTGTACCCACGGACCCATTTAAG cagtacagtagtagttcaggaATTAGCTACGAAAATCTGGGTCCAGAAGAATTACATACACTTCTAACTACG CAATGTGGTGTAATATCCGAACATACCAAAAAGATGTGCACCAGGTCTTTACGCTGCCCCCAACACACTGATGACCAGCGGAGGGCAGTCAGGGTTTACCTCCTTGGATCCTCAGC TTCTCTCCCAGAGCCTGACGGCAGTACAGATAATGACAGCTTTGACGTGGTGGAAGGACAGGCGCTGATGAGTCGATTGCCGTGGGATGGATCATCTGATATCTCTCCATCTGATTCCGCCTCCTCCAAAGCCA GTACAAATAACTCTGATACACGGAAACCCAAGAAGAAAAAGCCAAGTCACATAAACATCAGTAGTGCAGGGGGAGCCAGCAAAAAGAAGAAACCCAAAGCCCCTGCACCCCTAACACCAGGAATGTACAGTGAACTCAACTGA